A stretch of DNA from Lotus japonicus ecotype B-129 chromosome 4, LjGifu_v1.2:
GAGGGAGTTGATGAGAGTAAGATTGCATCTGAGCTTAAGCCAAGCTCATTGGATTTGAAGTTCCATGATATTCAAGGGAAGAACTATCGATTTGCAATATCAAAATTGCACAAGGAGATTGTACCAGAGAAATGTAAAGTTCTGGTCAAGCCTACAAGGGTAATCATCACATTGGTGAAGGCTTCCAAAGCAAACTGGCTAGATTTGCACTTCAAAGAAGAGAAGGTACTAAATACTGAATTAGACGACAGCGTCTTTCCCTATCAATCATTGTGATAATGTAGTAATTTTTCTGTTGATGTTACAGCTGAAGCCGAACCTGGATAAAGAGAAAGACCCAATGGCAGGAATCATGGACTTGATGAAGGTTAGACTTTCTGTTTTATCTTTAGTTAGTTGAAGCTACTTTGTATCCGTCTTATGCATGCGCATTCAATCTGACTTCTATTGTGCATGTAATGGAACACAGAATATGTATGAGGAAGGAGATGAGGAAATGAAGAAAACAATTGCGAAAGCATGGACT
This window harbors:
- the LOC130715583 gene encoding uncharacterized protein LOC130715583, with amino-acid sequence MAEEFALDLDELRHLHSIAKRPRTLSLLSSEIRNLEKLSSESSSARAAQIPAPIATGTKVSPTVALSYSPLASFSWDQDNEKVKIYVSLEGVDESKIASELKPSSLDLKFHDIQGKNYRFAISKLHKEIVPEKCKVLVKPTRVIITLVKASKANWLDLHFKEEKLKPNLDKEKDPMAGIMDLMKNMYEEGDEEMKKTIAKAWTDARSGKAADPLSSYR